The sequence below is a genomic window from Humulus lupulus chromosome 3, drHumLupu1.1, whole genome shotgun sequence.
AGCCATATTGTTTTTAGATTTTTATCAATGATAACTTTTTCCCCACCAAATTTTCACTTTTAGTCACAAAAGTTGTGCTATAAATAAGATTTTTGTTTGAATATTGggttaaattaaaatatatgggatataatattaaattacacTGACTAACTATACACGTGGCACATCACTTAGCAAACACATCAAAATTGACTTTGCACTACTTAAATAAAACctttttgtatgatttttttattataaaattaatataatttaaataatatattatatttattaaaattaaaattaaataataaaccaGTATATCAATTTTAGTttcaaaaagataaaaataaacatatttaaaaCTTTATTAGTTGTAATTATACATGGtaataaaaatacattttggaaacaaaaaaataaaacttgCAAGTAAATGATTAATGTTCATACATTTTGTAATATACaatagaattttttttagaaCAGAATCTCAAGTTTTGATgtctattatttttattatgtgtAAAAAAATATGTATGGAAAAATATCAGTACTAGTACCTACCTGATCACTCACTTTACGATCTAGCTATATAAATACCCATGTAATCTGTTCATCAAGGTACACCTAAACAACTTCTCATCGTACAAAGAAAGAGAAGATGAAATACCTAGGAAGTAGTCTTCTTCTCTtatctttaactctttctttcttcttaGTGATAGTCCTTGCAGACGAAAGAGAAGACCACAGATGCGGACCACCTGTAGGCAACCCTCCATGTGGAGACACCAGATGTTGCAGCATCCATAACTGGTGCGGTGGCGGATCTGACTACTGCAGGGGTGGGAACTGCCGATACCAGTGCTGGTTCGTCGCACATAGTTCGAGTCACGATCTCCCCCGAGCGCTACTCAGAAATAACAATGAAGGGATAAGCAAGATTGTAAGTGAATCAGTTTATAACGAAATGTTTAAGCACATGAACGATTGCCCTAGCCAAGGGTTCTACAACTACGACGCTTTCCTCATTGCCGCTTCCTCTTTCCCTGATTTTGCTACCACCGGTGATGTCACCTCTCGTAAGAGAGAGCTAGCCGCTTTCTTAGGTCAAACTTCTCAAGCAACAACAGGTTGATCGACCATTGTTAAATTTGATTGATTTtacaataattatttataatgattttcatatattaacatgcatgcatgcatgcaattatTATTTGTGTTGTAGGTCAAAGGTCTGATTCAATCGATTCACATACATGGGGATATTGTCATATTAACGGGACTACGACTATGGTCGACTCTGAGAATGATTATTGCACGTCCTCTCATTGGCCATGCGCTCCAGGCAAAAAATACAATAGTCGAGGACCTGTGCAACTCACTCAGTAAGTACATATGTCGATATCTTTGTAGTTCGATCGTAtaatatagatataaatatatatatatagtcatagTTACGTATTCTCTCTTTTTTTCcttctttaaatatatatatatatatatattcgcaATAACATGTGTAATGTCTTAAGGATGAAAATTGTAAAGGTATAATCCTTGATAATATGTTGACTAATATAATTAATCACACTGATCGACCTCAATGGTTTTACTTGATTATTCAAAACCAATTATAAATAAtcttgtaatttatatatatgaactTAATTATTTGACATCTTGAAATAATATATGATACTCGATCTCTCAGTAACTACAATTATGGGTTTGCTGGAGAAAGTCTTGGCATTGATTTGATCAACAACCCTGATTTGGTAGCGACAGACCCAATTGTATCGTTCAAGACAGCCATATGGTTCTGGATGACTCAGCATGACAACAAGCCTTCTTGCCATGATATTGTTATCAATGCTAACTCCCAAGAGAAAGTGAACCCCAGCTATTTTGGTACTGTACATGTGATTGGAAACATCATCAATGGACATAGGCCTAATAATCTGGTAACCGATACAGCTACTAATAGCATCGCCTATTACAAGAAATACTGTGACATGTTAGAAGTGAGCTATGGAAATAACTTGAAATATTGGTACGACCGATCGGTTGATGCTCACATCCAAATGCCTATCATCTAAAGCATAAGGATAATAAGAAACAAAAAATGATGGCTCTCTCTTTGGACAAATTAATAGGAAgcgttttttatataaatatatatttatgttattatatatgtgtgtgtgtgagtgTGTGTTCTACAGTCCTCACGTATGGCCGACTTCCTATATATTATCTTTGTATATATTTGTCCACGTATGTAAATGTAACAAAGAGGTTCAACTTCTAAGGTTGACCATCTTAGCGATGAATAAATGAGCCACAGTCGTATTTCTTCTATCTTATAGATTTCTATCTAATACtgctattttataatattatctACAAAATATTAACATTATAGCCCACTGAAAGAAACAAATTTATATATCCTCTTATATACTAAGTAAAGATATATCCTTCTTTAGAAATTAGCCTAACAATTAACTTaatttccaagtatatccttttttttcctttttattttttgtatattagCTGCGACTATCGGCAAGCTATTAGAAATTGTTGATATATATTTACTACCAATTActtattttcattttatattttccTTATATCGATATTCATGTATAAAACTTATTTTCATGAATAAAACTAAAGATTCAAAGATCACAAATGAAACACAAAATTTTAGAATCATAAGAGAGCATTATTGGGTGTTGTTTTTGACACTCATCATCATAACAGAAAGTCGTCCTGTATTAAATTCCTCATCCTCAGTCTTGACAACCTTCAGCGACCAACATTTATTTAAGTAATGAAAACTAATGAAGAT
It includes:
- the LOC133823933 gene encoding mulatexin-like; the encoded protein is MKYLGSSLLLLSLTLSFFLVIVLADEREDHRCGPPVGNPPCGDTRCCSIHNWCGGGSDYCRGGNCRYQCWFVAHSSSHDLPRALLRNNNEGISKIVSESVYNEMFKHMNDCPSQGFYNYDAFLIAASSFPDFATTGDVTSRKRELAAFLGQTSQATTGQRSDSIDSHTWGYCHINGTTTMVDSENDYCTSSHWPCAPGKKYNSRGPVQLTHNYNYGFAGESLGIDLINNPDLVATDPIVSFKTAIWFWMTQHDNKPSCHDIVINANSQEKVNPSYFGTVHVIGNIINGHRPNNLVTDTATNSIAYYKKYCDMLEVSYGNNLKYWYDRSVDAHIQMPII